A single genomic interval of Hydractinia symbiolongicarpus strain clone_291-10 chromosome 8, HSymV2.1, whole genome shotgun sequence harbors:
- the LOC130653865 gene encoding dopamine D2-like receptor — MPNNSSNTDSPGTKHVSPYILLALCSIALIENIFVCFMILNYRRLRTATNVFIFGLCTTNVLCAGVLLPTHSMIPNSLADKFLTLIVILTYINNLTAVTFERYIAISRPLRYHQIITKKRAVRIIIFCYIEPLIYCVLPFAWEVRVDTVIHKVYVTFTLALFLITPLVFILGVYAKVCHTTHKFFKKHSKLIVTSENNSGSELWEEAKFLCCLHKSKLRDDDDDSNSDNDDDDKFDDELSLSDKDSPIIPKKLNDENRNGLKSVSRSQNGVTHKFNGCNHANKNGEMCKNGDTSNPIIYPISDLVDIYEHESAPGDFLRDNKRKISRQRSLGYLEGCNRNINNKRKPSLVSSKTNDTILVMTTSSIRKNEYVVKKYPLQSSISFEGSSILPKKILTRHDSVLSEARKKQNYYQKRRSSTLRTSTRSWVSFNNKAKQMLTELKASLAFALVVLTYMFTWLPVVYMSLLEVIGRTDLIPVTLTALSTYTIGLNAMVDPLLYGIMIKEFRQTIKSIMRKRKSIL, encoded by the coding sequence ATGCCAAACAACTCGAGCAACACCGATTCGCCAGGGACGAAGCACGTATCACCATATATATTGTTAGCACTATGTTCAATCGCACTTATAGAGaacatatttgtttgttttatgaTATTAAACTACAGAAGGCTACGTACAGCCACGAACGTGTTTATATTTGGTTTGTGCACAACTAATGTACTATGTGCAGGCGTGCTTTTGCCAACACACAGTATGATACCCAACAGTCTAGCAGATAAATTTCTAACATTGATTGTCATACTTACATATATCAACAATCTCACCGCTGTCACCTTTGAACGCTACATAGCTATTAGCAGGCCGCTGCGATATCATCAAATCATAACCAAAAAACGCGCAGTACGAATCATTATATTTTGTTACATTGAACCTCTGATCTACTGTGTTCTTCCATTCGCATGGGAGGTAAGAGTGGACACAGTGATTCATAAGGTTTACGTCACTTTTACTTtggcattgttcttaataacgCCTCTTGTATTTATATTGGGCGTTTACGCCAAAGTGTGCCACACTACGCataaatttttcaagaaacATAGTAAGCTCATCGTCACATCGGAGAACAACAGTGGTTCAGAGCTATGGGAGGAAGCGAAGTTTTTGTGCTGCTTACACAAATCAAAACTTCGAGACGACGACGATGATAGCAACAGCGataacgacgacgacgacaagtTCGACGACGAATTGTCATTATCGGATAAAGACTCCCCGATTATTCCGAAAAAATTGAATGACGAAAATAGAAACGGATTAAAATCGGTAAGTCGGAGTCAAAATGGTGTCACACACAAGTTTAACGGTTGTAACCATGCAAATAAAAATGGTGAAATGTGCAAGAATGGAGATACCTCCAATCCAATCATTTATCCAATATCAGATTTAGTTGACATTTATGAGCACGAATCAGCCCCTGGCGACTTTTTAAGAGATAATAAACGAAAAATTTCCCGACAAAGAAGCTTAGGTTACTTGGAGGGGTGTAATCGGAAcatcaacaacaaaagaaaaccTTCTCTCGTATCTTCGAAGACGAACGACACAATCCTTGTGATGACAACTTCGTCAATTCGTAAAAACGAATACGTCGTCAAAAAATATCCATTACAAAGTAGCATATCTTTCGAAGGTTCTAGCATACTGCCAAAGAAGATACTAACGAGACATGACAGCGTTCTATCTGAAgcgagaaaaaaacaaaactactACCAGAAGCGTCGATCTAGCACGTTAAGAACGTCAACTAGATCTTGGGTTAGTTTCAACAATAAAGCAAAGCAAATGCTGACAGAACTAAAAGCGTCGTTGGCGTTCGCTTTAGTCGTGCTAACGTATATGTTCACATGGTTACCTGTCGTGTATATGTCGCTACTAGAGGTTATTGGAAGAACAGATTTAATACCTGTAACGTTAACTGCGCTTTCCACCTACACGATCGGTTTAAACGCCATGGTGGATCCGCTCTTGTATGGAATCATGATCAAAGAATTTCGCCAAACTATAAAGTCAATAATGAGAAAAAGAAAGTCAATTTTGTGA
- the LOC130653870 gene encoding TAR DNA-binding protein 43-like, with translation MAEIDVHEEKVVTEKYPCFVKVSDEENGENCIELPTESCGTILLSTIQAQFPNAIGLKYKSSTGAWRGIRLSDNILDPPFEGWGDTTYHITLPKTDSVKRKMEESPNREPEAKLVKTGSDSDFLSDLIVLGLPYKATEHDMKEYFQQFGELAMHEVKYDPVTKESRGFGFIRFKAAAAAQKALKSNHAILGRRCEVRMPKKKDEMPLKLFIGRLPDGTCSDDLHKYFGDYGELSDVYIPSPFRGFGFVTFASSEIARQVLHMTHSFQGSRINVTYAEPKGESKSRSSNNSASSHHSSGGGSSSSVRHTSRSQDPPFDFEDMRQVMYNNSRTVQTSYAQAYNPYVASSKSPRGTDSRNIEYAYSYPQILQSPISSSVSYSPGDTRAVPQAFWSNNK, from the exons atggctgaaatAGATGTCCATGAGGAAAAGGtggtaacagaaaaatatccatGTTTTGTAAAAGTTTCTGATGAAGAAAATGGTGAAAACTGCATTGAATTACCAACAGAAAGTTGTGGGACCATTCTTCTATCAACAATTCAAGCACAATTTCCAAATGCTATCGGTTTAAAGTATAAAAGTTCCACTGGTGCATGGAGAGGAATTCGTTTATCAGATAATATTTTAGATCCTCCTTTCGAAGGTTGGGGCGACACAACATATCACATCACATTGCCAAAAACAG ACTCTGTTAAAAGGAAAATGGAGGAGTCGCCAAACCGTGAACCTGAAGCTAAGTTGGTAAAGACTGGTTCAGACAGTGATTTTCTGTCAGATTTGATTGTTTTGGGTTTACCATACAAAGCAACAGAGCATGACATGAAAGAATACTTTCAACAGTTTGGTGAATTAGCAATGCATGAG gtAAAATACGATCCAGTTACTaaagaatcacgtggttttggATTTATTCGATTTAAAGCAGCTGCTGCAGCACAGAAGGCATTGAAATCAAACCATGCTATTCTAGGTAGAAGATGCGAAGTTCGAATGCCAAAAAAGAAA gaTGAAATGCCACTGAAACTTTTCATTGGTAGACTTCCTGATGGTACATGTTCAGATGATCTTCACAAATATTTTGGGGATTATGGAGAATTATCTGATGTTTATATTCCAAGCCCTTTTCGTGGCTTTGGTTTTGTTACGTTTGCATCTTCAGAGATCGCTCGACAAGTCTTGCACATGACTCACAGTTTTCAG gGTAGTCGTATTAATGTAACCTATGCTGAACCTAAGGGAGAGTCTAAATCTCGTAGCAGCAATAATAGTGCCAGTTCTCACCACTCCAGCGGTGGAGGAAGTAGTAGCAGTGTAAGACACACTTCGCGTTCACAAGATCCCCCTTTTGACTTCGAAGATATGCGCCAGGTTATGTATAACAATTCACGAACAGTCCAAACAAGTTATGCGCAAGCTTACAATCCCTACGTGGCATCAAGTAAATCTCCGCGAGGAACAGATTCGAGGAATATCGAATACGCTTACAGCTATCCACAGATTTTGCAGTCGCCGATCTCTAGTAGCGTGTCGTACTCTCCTGGTGATACAAGAGCTGTCCCACAAGCTTTTTGGAGTAATAACAAATGA